A portion of the Musa acuminata AAA Group cultivar baxijiao chromosome BXJ1-1, Cavendish_Baxijiao_AAA, whole genome shotgun sequence genome contains these proteins:
- the LOC135582832 gene encoding ACT domain-containing protein DS12, chloroplastic-like isoform X1: MAVLAMGSGSLRSSPGVKLGGLGLPSLWCYSLGRFRSGVATSSKTRLPSYVAVRTPRAAYPTAVEDGCSSETNRIPTPKVIIDQDSDPDATIVEITFGDRLGTLLDTMNSLKNLGLHVVKANVYLDSSGKHNRFAITNRYTGRKIDDPELLETIRLTIINNMLQYHPESSSQLAMGATFGVEPPEQKVDVDIATRINIYGDGPNRSLLVVETADRPGLLVDLVKIITDINITVQSGEFDTAGLLAKAKFHVSYRNKPIGMSLQQVLSNSLRYFLRRPTTEEASF; this comes from the exons ATGGCGGTGCTTGCAATGGGTTCTGGGAGCCTCCGATCGAGTCCCGGTGTGAAGCTGGGAGGGCTCGGCTTGCCGTCTCTTTGGTGCTACTCGCTTGGTCGCTTCCGATCTGGGGTCGCCACCTCCTCAAAAACCAG ATTACCATCTTATGTAGCCGTACGCACGCCTAGAGCTGCATACCCAACTGCTGTTGAG GATGGATGTTCCAGTGAGACCAATAGAATTCCGACTCCCAAAGTTATAATAGATCAGGACTCAGATCCAGATGCAACTATTGTTGAGATAACCTTTGGTGATCGCCTTGGAACTCTTCTTGACACT ATGAATTCCCTCAAGAACTTAGGTCTACATGTTGTCAAGGCCAATGTatacttggattcttctggaaagCACAACAGATTTGCAATAACTAACAG GTACACCGGTCGTAAAATTGATGACCCAGAATTGCTAGAAACAATACGATTGACAATTATCAACAACATGCTCCAATATCACCCG GAGTCTAGCAGCCAATTGGCTATGGGAGCAACTTTTGGAGTGGAGCCACCCGAGCAGAAG GTTGATGTGGATATTGCAACACGTATCAATATTTATGGTGATGGACCTAACAGAAG CTTACTTGTGGTGGAGACAGCAGACCGTCCAGGGTTGTTGGTTGATCTTGTTAAGATCATCACAGACATAAATATCACTGTCCAATCTGGAGAGTTTGACACTGCG GGACTGTTGGCTAAAGCAAAGTTCCATGTCAGCTATAGGAATAAACCGATCGGCATGAGTTTGCAACAG GTTCTCTCTAATAGCTTGCGTTATTTCTTGAGGAGGCCGACAACAGAGGAGGCGAGCTTTTAA
- the LOC135582832 gene encoding ACT domain-containing protein DS12, chloroplastic-like isoform X2, whose product MNSLKNLGLHVVKANVYLDSSGKHNRFAITNRYTGRKIDDPELLETIRLTIINNMLQYHPESSSQLAMGATFGVEPPEQKVDVDIATRINIYGDGPNRSLLVVETADRPGLLVDLVKIITDINITVQSGEFDTAGLLAKAKFHVSYRNKPIGMSLQQVLSNSLRYFLRRPTTEEASF is encoded by the exons ATGAATTCCCTCAAGAACTTAGGTCTACATGTTGTCAAGGCCAATGTatacttggattcttctggaaagCACAACAGATTTGCAATAACTAACAG GTACACCGGTCGTAAAATTGATGACCCAGAATTGCTAGAAACAATACGATTGACAATTATCAACAACATGCTCCAATATCACCCG GAGTCTAGCAGCCAATTGGCTATGGGAGCAACTTTTGGAGTGGAGCCACCCGAGCAGAAG GTTGATGTGGATATTGCAACACGTATCAATATTTATGGTGATGGACCTAACAGAAG CTTACTTGTGGTGGAGACAGCAGACCGTCCAGGGTTGTTGGTTGATCTTGTTAAGATCATCACAGACATAAATATCACTGTCCAATCTGGAGAGTTTGACACTGCG GGACTGTTGGCTAAAGCAAAGTTCCATGTCAGCTATAGGAATAAACCGATCGGCATGAGTTTGCAACAG GTTCTCTCTAATAGCTTGCGTTATTTCTTGAGGAGGCCGACAACAGAGGAGGCGAGCTTTTAA